One window of Nicotiana tomentosiformis chromosome 11, ASM39032v3, whole genome shotgun sequence genomic DNA carries:
- the LOC138901214 gene encoding uncharacterized protein produces MAQKEMTQIMKSLEQQLKNMQGLAGQKSIAFKDLCMFPDVHLPPGFKTLIFEKYDGYGDPIAHLKRQFQYHIDISLDHNSLSNLKKKPTENFREYAITWREKASRVKPPMDDHELINVFLQAQDPDYFQNMMSAMGRPLSEVIKIGEMVENGLKTGRIISQAILKATTQAV; encoded by the exons ATGGCACAGAAAGAAATGACCCAAATAATGAAAAGCTTAGAACAACAGTTGAAAAACATGCAAGGGTTGGCAGGTCAGAAGAGTATTGCCTTCAAGGATCTATGTATGTTCCCTGATGTCCACTTGCCACCTGGTTTCAAGACTCtcatatttgaaaagtatgatgGATATGGAGACCCCATAGCCCAcctgaaaag ACAATTCCAATACCACATCGACATTTCCCTAGACCACAATTCCCTTTCAAACCTGAAGAAGAAGCCAACTGAAAATTTCAGGGAATATGCCATTACATGGAGAGAGAAAGCGagtagagttaagccacccatggatgaccACGAGTTAATCAATGTCTTCCTTCAGGCACAAGATCCTGactattttcaaaacatgatgtccgcaatgggcaGACCTTTATCAGAAGTAATCAAGATTGGTgaaatggttgagaatggcctCAAGACAGGAAGAATTATAAGTCAAGCAATTCTTAAAGCCACAACTCAGGCTGTCTAG